Genomic DNA from Streptomyces sp. AM 2-1-1:
CCGCCGGGTAGCGGGACACGGTCCGAGCCCCGTCGCCGTCGCCTTCCCCGGCGCGTCACCGCCGCTCCCGCCACCGGGGCGGGCTACCGGGTCGCCGCGCGCCGTCGGAGCACCGCCGTGTCGGCGGCCACGGTCGCGGCGACCGCGAGCCCCATGCCGAGCACCGCGCCGCCCAGGTGCAGCGCCGGACCCGCGAACCCCAGCGCCAGGACGACCAGCGCGCCGGACGCCACCACGGCGGTGTGCTCGGCGCCGCCCGTGCCGGTCATGCGGTGCAGCGCGCCGAGCAGGAGGAGGACGATCGCCACCGGTACGGCGACGGCCAGCGCGGCGGTCCGTACGGACAGGTGCGCGTGGTGGCCGGTGGCGTCCACGGCCGCCTCCAGCCCCGCGCCGAGCGCGGCCAGCGAGGCGAACACGCCGTAGTGGGCGTACCCCCACGTCAGGGCGGAGCGCAGGGTGGGCAGGCCGATCTCGCCGCCGGTGAAGTACATCCACCAGAGGCCGAAGACCAGCAGCAGCCCGCCGGTCGCGATCAGCAGGACGGGCGCGGACAGGCCCTGGTCGGTGACGGCCGACTGGACCGCCGCGAGCGAGGCGAGGATGACCTCGCCGAGCACGATGATTGTGAAGAGGCCGTACCGCTCCGCGATGTGCTCGGGGTGCCAACCGGTGGTGTTCCCACCGGACTCGGCCCAGGCGGGGACGGCCAGTTCGACCAGGACGAGCAGCACGAAGGTGGCCGGCTGCCACCCGTCCGGAACCGCCAGCCGGGCCACCCAGCCGACCTGCGCCACCGCGATGCCCGTCGCGTACCGCACGGCGCACCGGCGGCCCTCCGGATGCTGCGACGCGGCCCGGAGCCACTGCGCGATCATCGCGATGCGCATGATGACGTACCCGACCACGACGACCGTGAAGTCCCCGTCCTCGAAGGCGGCGGGCACCCCGGCGGCGAGCACCAGGACGCCCGCCATCTGCACCAGTGTCACCAGCCGGTACGGCACGTCGTCGGTGTCGTAGGCGGACGCGAACCAGGTGAAGTTCATCCAGGCCCACCAGATGGCGAAGAAGACCGCCGCGTACCCGGTCAGTCCGGCGCCCACGTGGTCCTCGGCCAGCGCGTGGTGGAGCTGCGAGGCCGCCTGGGAGACCGCGACCACGAAGGTCAGGTCGAAGAGCAGTTCCAGCGGAGTCGATGCCCGGTGCTCCTCGTCGGGGTCCCGCCCCCGCATCGTGCGCAGGAGGGGGACCGTCCGCTCCGCCATCGTCGTTGCTCCTGTCGTTCGTGTCGTGCGTGCGTGTGGCGCCTGTGGTGCGCGCAATGCTCCGTGCCGTGCGTGCCCCGTGCCGTGCGGCAGGTCTCCGACGTCGGTTCATCCTCGCCCGGCGGCGCCGGGATGTGCGGCACGGGCGCGGGCCCCGCCCGAATCGTGCGCGAAGCGGCACGAGGCGGGCACGGACGGACCGGACGGCATGGTTCTTCCGGTGTACGGGGGCGGAGTTCCGGTTCGGGCCGGGGGCGGAGGACACCGCTGATCGCCTCTTCTTCGGCAGCCGGTGTTCCGACGCAGGCGCCGTCCCTTCCAGCTGGGCAATCTCCCAAGAATTTCTTCGTACGCATGCGCGTCGAACGTTGACACGAAACACTGTGCCGGTGATCTCTTCCGATGCCCTCGTGCCCGCTGCGGACATCCGTGCCCATTTCGTCGACCGGCTCAACTCGGTGCTGCGGCGACCGGGGATGTGGGGGGACGAACTGGCGCTGCGGATGATGTGCGAGGACCTCCTCTACGTGGAGGGCCGGCCGGGGGCCTGGCACGAGCAGCAGACGTCGTGGGAGGTCTCCGGGGCGTGGTCGGCGAACGGGGCGAAGGGGGCCTTCGCCCGCCATCTGCACGGTGACGGCCCGGCGGACGCGGTGGTCTCGCTCTACGCGGAGTTCGCGCACCGGTCCGGCTGGCTGCGGGCGGTACGGGTGCTGGACACGGGGGAGTACGCCCGGCTGCGGGCGACGGCGCCGGAGTGGGTGGGCGGGGCGGACCGGGGCTGGTCGGACGTGGCCGCGGAGTTCGGGCCGCCGTCCGTGCGGTTCGGCGGTTCCAACCCCCGCTTCGGGAAGACGCTCGGCTACGTCACCGCCGACCCGGCCGACCCGATGGTCTGCTTCCACCTCTGGAACGGCACCCGGCCCGACTCGCTCTGCGGCTGGACCGCCGAGCACACGGAGCCGGTGCTGCTCGCCGTACGCGTCGGCGGGGCCCGTACGTTCCGCGACTCGTTCACCTACACACCGGAGGGCGAGCGCCGGCGCTCGTGCGCGCGGGAGTTCTCCCACCGGATGGACTGATCCGCTCCGCAGGACGCGTCGCGTCCTGCCTCCGGTTGAGGAAAGTCCGTCGTGATCCGGCCCCGGCCTCACGGGTGGGCGCCCACCTCGATCAGCAGGACGCCGCCGGCGATCAGGGCGATGCCGAGGCCCATCAGCCGGGTGAGCGGTTCGCCGAAGAGGCGACGGGCGAGGACGGCGGTCAGTGCGACTCCGCAGGCGGACCAGATGCCGTACGCGACGCCGATCGCCATGTCGTGCGAGAGCGCCAGCGCGAGGAAGCCGAAGGAGACGACGTACGCGAGGAGGACCGGCGCCAGCCACACCTTCTTGCGGAAGCCCTCGGAGGCGCGCAGGGCGAGGGTGCCGGTGACCTCGCAGAGGATCGCGCCCATCAGGAAGAGCCAGCTCACGAGGGGGTCTCCTCGGGGCCGGACGCGGCGGCGGACGCCGGAGGGGTGGCGGCAGCCGCATCCCGGGCGGCCACGGCGCGCTGGGCGCCGATCTCCACCGTCATGACCCCGGCGGCCACCGCGACGACACCGAGGCCCATCGGCCAGGTCAGCGGATCGCCGAAGAGGAGGGCGGCCAGGACGGCGGTGGCGGCGACCCCGCTCGCGCCCCAGATCCCGTACGCCACACCGATCGGCATGCCCTCGCGCAGCACCAGCGCGAGGAGCGTGAACGCGCCGGCGTAACCGGCGACCACCAGCGCGAACCACGGAGGGTCGTCGAGCGCGGCCCGCAGGGCGAGCGTCGCCGCGACCTCGGAGACGATCGCCCCGCCGAGGAACAGCCACTTCCCGGAGCCGTGGGCGGTGCGGCCGGCGTCCGCCTCCTCGCCCGCCGCACCGCCCGTCCCGCCGGTGGTCCTGTCGTCCGCTCCGTCACCCGTCACGCGTGGGTCCCTTTCCCGGGGGCCTGGACTTCTCGGGTGCGCCCCGGCCCGCCTCCCTGCGGAAGGGAGGCGGGCCGGGGCGCGTCGCGGGCCCCGGGTGGGGTCCCGCACGCGTCACCGCGCGGCGAGCCGCTTCTCGTAGCCGACGACCCGCACGCAGGCGGTCAGCCCGAGGATGGCCTCCTCCAGCTCCCCCTGCGTCGGGTAGCTGGGGGCGATCCGGATGACGGAGTCGAGCGGGTCGTCGCCGTACGGGTGGGTGGCCCCGGCCGGGGTGAGCACGATCCCGGCCGCACCGGCGCGCCGTACGACCTCCTTCGCACAGCCCTCCGTGACCTCCAGGCTGACGAAGTAGCCGCCCTTGGGCTTCGTCCAGGAGGCGAGACCGGTGTGGCCCAGCTCGGCTTCGAGGATGCGCTGCACCGCCTCGAACTTGGGCTGCAACGCCGCACGCTGACGTTCCATCAACTCGCTTACGCCGTCCGCGTCGCGCAGGAGCATCGCGTGTCGCAGCTGGTTGACCTTGTCCGGGCCGATGGACCGCTTCGCGCTGTTGGCGAGGAGCCACTTGACGTTGGCCGGGGACGCGCCGAAGAAGGCGACGCCCGCGCCGGCCAGGGTGATCTTGGAGGTGGAGCCGAACACGAACACCCGGTCCGCGTGGCCGGCCTCGTCGCACGCGGCGAGCAGGTCGGCGATCTCCACCCGCTCTTCGGTGAGGTGGTGCACCGCGTACGCGTTGTCCCAGAAGATGCGGAAGTCGGGTGCGGCGGTCTCCATCGCGGCCAGCCGGGCCACGGTCTCGTCGCTGTAGACCGTGCCGTCCGGGTTGCTGTACTTCGGGACGCACCAGATGCCCTTGACGGCCGGGTCCTCCGCGACCAGCCGCTCGACGGTGTCCATGTCCGGCCCCGACCCGGTCATCGGCACGGGGATCATGTCGATGCCGAACCGCTCGCAGAGCGCGAAGTGCCGGTCGTAACCCGGGACCGGACAGAGGAACGCGATCCGGCCCTGGTCCACCCAGCGCGACTCGGCGCCCGGCACGACGCTGAGGAGCGCGTGCACCAGAGCGTCGTGCATCAGCTCCAGGCTGGAGTTGCCGGCCGCGAGCAGTTGCGCCACCGGCACCTGGAGCTGCTCGGCGAAGATCTCCCGGAGCTCGGTCAGGCCCTGGAGGCCGCCGTAGTTGCGTACGTCGGTGCCGTCGGCGGCGGTGTACCGGCCGGCCGGCAGGCTCAGCAGTTCCGCGGAGAGATCGAGCTGCGCGGGCGCCGGCTTCCCCCGGGTCAGGTCGAGGGAGAGGCCGCGGCCGGCCAGTTCCTCGTAGTCCTGCCTGGCACGCTCGACAAGGGCGCCCAGATCGCTCGGGGCGCCGGGGGCGCTCAGGGCGTCGGAGCTCAGCTCGGTGGTCACGGTGTGTCCTCTCGCGGGTCCCGCTGGTGCCGGACGGCACACTGCCGAGGATACAAACCGGCCACGGGCGGCCTTCGTTCGGCAGTCGTCCCACCGGGGACCGCGAGGGCGGGGCGAGGCGGCGGCGTGGCGGGGAACGGTCCGCGGACTACAGCGCGTTGATCGCGCCCGGTGCGCGCTCCGCCCGGGCCAGGGCCCGCAGCAGCGCCGCCTGCCCGTGCTTCCCGGCCGCCAGCCGGGCCAGCAGGACGAGTACGGGGTCGAAGGCGACGGCGGGGAGGTCGCGCGTCGGCAACCCGACGCTGACCGCGAGATCGTCCAGGTGGACGACGAGTTCCAGCAGACGCGTGGCGAGGTAGTCGTCCAGGGTCAGGGCCCAGCCGCTGCGGGCGATGAAGACCGTACGGTCGCCCGCCGCCCGTGC
This window encodes:
- a CDS encoding low temperature requirement protein A, with amino-acid sequence MAERTVPLLRTMRGRDPDEEHRASTPLELLFDLTFVVAVSQAASQLHHALAEDHVGAGLTGYAAVFFAIWWAWMNFTWFASAYDTDDVPYRLVTLVQMAGVLVLAAGVPAAFEDGDFTVVVVGYVIMRIAMIAQWLRAASQHPEGRRCAVRYATGIAVAQVGWVARLAVPDGWQPATFVLLVLVELAVPAWAESGGNTTGWHPEHIAERYGLFTIIVLGEVILASLAAVQSAVTDQGLSAPVLLIATGGLLLVFGLWWMYFTGGEIGLPTLRSALTWGYAHYGVFASLAALGAGLEAAVDATGHHAHLSVRTAALAVAVPVAIVLLLLGALHRMTGTGGAEHTAVVASGALVVLALGFAGPALHLGGAVLGMGLAVAATVAADTAVLRRRAATR
- a CDS encoding SMR family transporter, yielding MFLGGAIVSEVAATLALRAALDDPPWFALVVAGYAGAFTLLALVLREGMPIGVAYGIWGASGVAATAVLAALLFGDPLTWPMGLGVVAVAAGVMTVEIGAQRAVAARDAAAATPPASAAASGPEETPS
- a CDS encoding aminotransferase class I/II-fold pyridoxal phosphate-dependent enzyme, with protein sequence MGALVERARQDYEELAGRGLSLDLTRGKPAPAQLDLSAELLSLPAGRYTAADGTDVRNYGGLQGLTELREIFAEQLQVPVAQLLAAGNSSLELMHDALVHALLSVVPGAESRWVDQGRIAFLCPVPGYDRHFALCERFGIDMIPVPMTGSGPDMDTVERLVAEDPAVKGIWCVPKYSNPDGTVYSDETVARLAAMETAAPDFRIFWDNAYAVHHLTEERVEIADLLAACDEAGHADRVFVFGSTSKITLAGAGVAFFGASPANVKWLLANSAKRSIGPDKVNQLRHAMLLRDADGVSELMERQRAALQPKFEAVQRILEAELGHTGLASWTKPKGGYFVSLEVTEGCAKEVVRRAGAAGIVLTPAGATHPYGDDPLDSVIRIAPSYPTQGELEEAILGLTACVRVVGYEKRLAAR
- a CDS encoding multidrug efflux SMR transporter, yielding MSWLFLMGAILCEVTGTLALRASEGFRKKVWLAPVLLAYVVSFGFLALALSHDMAIGVAYGIWSACGVALTAVLARRLFGEPLTRLMGLGIALIAGGVLLIEVGAHP